The window TTGGTATGAGATACGTGCCCACAGTTCACAGAGTTTGTTGTCCAGTGGCTGAGTGTTAGCCAGCAAAATGGTTGGGTGAGGAGGTCAGAGGTGACGACATCTGAGTCTGACAAGGACGCTGGTTCTCTTCCTCCTTTTTCGGAGGCACTTCCTCTGTTGCAACTGGTGCAGCCCAGACTCTGTAAACAGAGCCCTTTGTAGACAAAGTGCCAGCGTTCAAAAACTCAAAGTCGGGTTTGCGTTATGTAGGAACCTATGTTTAAAAGCATGTGTCTATCGTAGACAGTTATGCAAACAACATCCAACATGTAGGACAATAAAATAACAAGTAAAAGAAACGAAAACTTGCAAAATTACTTGGCGCCATCTTGGACCATTTTCTAATGAACAGGGTCTGACATTTACAACTTTTTTGTGGCAAAACTATACACATTTATTGCATATAGGTCACCATTTTCCTCATAGAAATTAATAAAAGTGAAAACAGTTATTGGTTTTCCACCAGTAGTGGGTATGGCTATATCAATAAACCCCACACTCAGAGCAGACCGGAAGCTGACTGTGTAGAAATGCAAGTGCAAAGAAGATTGCGattccatttgaaatttgtgaGGGTTGAAAAGGAAATGGAAACACAAATGGAtgatttttaattgcattttgatTAAGTCTCAACATATCCGTCCACAAATTTAAAACTTAATTGCAAATAAAATTCCTTTTGAACACAGAAATTGCACTTGTTATAATTACTAATGACTTGtttcttgcgtcagaccaaggctgcatctcatttctagtctcaTTTCTATCTTAGCACTGCGTTTGACACTATAGATCAGTGATCCTTATATCTGGCTCACAATATACACTTTCCTTCCCAGcaaactcaggtgtgtttgattagggttagagctaatctctgcaggaaagtgaatCACGCGAGCCATGCAGATTTGAGAATCACTgctatagatcatgacatactcatagatcgattacaaaactagaCAGGTgttcaagggcaggctttaagatggtttaaatCCTATGCATCAGAATGctatcactttgtttatttaaataggaagtcatctcaattatcaccagtaaaatattgagtgtcacaaggatctgtcctaggtcctctgctattttcagtattcatgttgccccttggtaatatttttagaaaatacgggattagtttccactgttatgctgatgatactcaaccgtatatctcaacaagaccaaaccttaattatctaagctaacagaatgtgttaaaaatgtacaaGATAGGATCATCAAtcattttttcttattaaatttggataaaactgagatattacttattggaccaaaaaacagttctcagaatctcttggattacaatttggatgtactgttacttcctctacagtgaaaaatctgggtgtcatattagacagcaacttgtcttttgaaaatctttTTCAATCCCAGGTTGGTCGAAACAGCAGCTATGCAAATTTTTCTCTATTTTCCTCTGTTTATGCCATGGGATTGACATCCAGAGGTTACTAGGATTTACAAAagtttcagtctggatccagaacacctcagaggagatgatgccaaccccccagaggacctcagatgatgctaaccctcagACAACATACAAAACGAACAAATTTAGCTATAGGTTTGATAACATGAAATATTATTCCATAGTTTTTGTCCTGTTCGTTGCTATGGTTATTACTGTTGATCAAAGCAATTTCAGGAGTGACCCAAGGAACAATTTAGCAGATTCACTACAATTATTAAGtacgtttaaaaataataataataatcactaatAATTTAGCCATGGTGGAATCCAGTTGAGTTGACAAGGAATGACCTTCTTGAGCAACTTTGGAAaaagaacacccccccccccacacacacacacacacacacaaacacacactgatacTAACATATCAAACTCAGTGTGCAAATAACGCTGCATCAGttcatattgttcattttttattttacacaatatcaGGAATTAGTTTTGTTTAGCCTACTTCAATTTAACATTTCCAACCTGGTTGCATGACATGGCTATAATGAATGCCAGACTCTGGAGATACGGGCTTTACCTGAAAGCAGCATTATACAGACCTGTTACTATGATAACAGAAGCTCTGGGATTAGTTACGAAGAACAGAATAATGCAGAATGGAATCAAATCATCAACAATTGCATTCAGATACAGTTTGAAGAACTGGGTCCAGTCTTACAGTACAGTCTTCACAGCTTCTTACTTGAGAGAATACATTACAGAGGTCCATTCTTCGTACCTCGTTTAACACATCTGAGATGATTTGACAGATGCAGGATATTTTAATCCTGATCGATTTGGCTCTTCAAAGAAGTTATCTGATAAGCTGTTGATTCATTAAATGATAAGCTGTTAACTataaaaagctgtttattcagcgTAGCGAAGCCTCTCCTTCattgagaaaattaaaaaatttaaactgcCTCTGGTCTCCTTTCCTGTGTAATGTAAAAGCTGGTAGATCATTTGACTGAAACAACATCTAAATTTAATTCATACTACCAACATTCATACTataaaaaatgtactttattaacGGTCATGAagtaaattcaaatttaaatgtagtACCTTTATAGAAAGTATGCGATTTCAGATGCACTCTACGTGATGGACCAATGGACCTTTTTCACCGGAAATCAACATAGTTGGGTAAACTTTTATTGCAGTTAATagggttaaagggggggtgaaatgctatttcatgcatactgagttttttacactgttaaagagttggattcccatgctaaacatggacaaagtttaaaaaattaagttgtacgtttgacgttttccagtttgtcacaagtttcggaaagtttttttcgagtatggctctgtgtgacgttagatggagcggaatttccttatatgggtcctgaggcacttctgccggaagagcgcgcgctcccgtatagcagagcactgagagcacaacaggcttcactgatcagagcgagagcgtcgcaaaatgtcacaaaaggagtgtgttcttggttgccagggcaagacaaacatgcacagattaccaaaagagaaacagcatcaTAGGCGGAGTTTCGCTTTTGTGGGGGCACCTACCAGCAGAtgcggtgtagcagtcgattctgttccactcggaatgtctgtttccctttacgcaaacataatacaattcttgcgtagttgccgagttactatacgtacaatcagaactagcgtgcgcaagaagcgtgactggatctacggcaagtcaaatagttcaaaataccgtcctaaatcttaaacttgaaaataaatttaagacgagaggtttttcaacttgaaatgtaaaaaaataagacaaaaataacggagcaactgcaagatgaataataaaaaaaaagaacataaacgggagtgtgagaatcattttactatgctgcagtgtagcaagaaatctgtccctttttgctttccttacatccaggtgtgtttggtgcatTTGCATGCGTTGCATTTGTATGTTGCCAAATCCgtggaatttaggctactttgggaaaatgtttgattaactatttggttgggtttaatacatggacctggcaacccgaggggaaacagacattcagaggggaacagaatcgactgctacacccgCCTCGGTTGCTGTGTCAGTAGCAGCAGTGGAATTGATGGTTGAAGTGCCATAGTTAGAAAACtccacacttttactagtgggttTATTAAAAAAACGACGAAtgtccattttgtttatttagcatgTAGACTAAAGCGGGAACAGAACGAGAAGAGAGTCCACTCACGTAACTTACCGCGATACTTTGAAGTCCACCAAAATAAGCTTTTTcaatatagtttttaaaaataattaattctaaacTTTAATTTTTCAAAGCACAAGGCATTAATTGGCTCTGGTCTGGGGGGGCAGTGCCCCCCTTAGCCCCCCCCAAACTCCGCCCAtgaacagcattaagggaccagtggatggagtttatttttacagagcatgtgcaagtgtttgtgtttgttccctgcatttcgaagatgcttgttttacaaacaaggcccagtttgacgacagatttgcacatcgtttatttcttaaggataatgcagtcccaacgaaaaagggtcacaatcgagTGTTGGAAcagcatgcggtgagtaaaactgcttcaaatatctctgtgttgttaacttagctatcggcgcgtaagcacatcaagtaaacaacatgcaatgttgtcatcaaactgcactcatgtacaaaaaaaaaaaaaagacgacaaagtggaacttagtcattttccaaatatatacagtttcagtacataccacatagagacgtcgttgctgatgctgctcttgttaaatttcagcctctggatctgattctggatcataaatatacactgaatctgactgttagccatggtttgttttagtttgtttttcctcacggtaatgtcacagcttccaaacgctctcaacgcaaaagcctactggcgctcgtgattccttagctccgcccacacgtcacgcctccagccgctcgtgtttttccgtgaaaaatcggtacagactatctttctcttatgaatataataaaattaaagactttttggagttatgaaggatgcagtactactctataggtactcaagattaacaggatattgagtgaaaactagcatttcacccccactttaaGCACAACAGACTTCTGTATTGTGTTAACCTGGTCTCGCTGCTTCCGGTTCAAATGTTTTGCATATGCGTAgttaaagcagttttactcaagTTGCCTTGAAAGTAGATAACAATGAATGATTATCATAACCAATGTCCATGACATAAGCGGAATGATATCTAAAGGTTTTTTGTATAAAAACCAGCTTTCTAATGCTGAAAAAAGCATGTTTTTCACACCGGCCGTGCAAAGGGCTATGGCAAATGGAATAAAGTGAGCAATAACCACTCCAATGCGAACTTAAGTAGAATAATGTAAACATTAATAATCAGTACCGCTGCTCCCTGTATGCAGATTTCGCAGTTTGCagagggcaccaactcccaggggGCATCATCccagttgttaaaaaaaaaaaaaaaaatgtatattaacatatacacatacgtaaataaacatgtaaacacgaacatatatacataatcataaaaaaattgttttacggTGAAGACAGTAGACAGGCGAAGCTCTCATGATGCGCCATTCTCGCATTCGCACCCGTGCTCATGCTCACCTCATGGTTGTCGTCTGACTGCAAATGATCATAACTGATGGACAACTTTGCCCAGGAAAATACATCAGTTGTCCGGCGCCGAGATAAGAAAGCAATGGTAAAGTCTCCGGATACTATGGTAACCTTGGTTCCGTGAGAGAGGAGAACGAGATATGGCGTTAACGCCTTGGGGACTCCCTTCCTTCCTAACCTTCCAGAAATATTATTGCACAATGCCAGTGAAGTTGCAAGTCTCACTGGCCAATTCCAGCCAAGATGGCAAATGGGGGGCCATGCGCCACCACTATTTGAATTGCCTTATTGGCAGCAAAAACTCAGAATCTTCTGACTGACCTGACAGTACAACAGACCTGAGCAGTGAACACAGTGGCCTACACCATCTCCGTTCCCATCTCTCAGGGAGCTGAGGTTACCATAGTATCCAGAGACATTCCCTATCGAGAACGGTCTCTTGACATGGTGATAACGCCTTGGGGACTGTATAGAACAACACTGTGGAAACCGCAAAGTAAAAAGGCTCAGCCTCGGCGGAGCCAATATGAATAGTACTTGCAAGACACAAAAATTAATCCCCAACCAATCAGATATGACCCTGCAGAAACTGAGCAGTGCAGTTGATATAGAGTTGTAAAGCCCTTACCGGATACAACACCTGATTAGGGCCGACATCCAGTCAAGGCTCCGACTCTGGAGTGAGAGCAGAAAGAGCCACCACTTGCACTCTGACCAGGGTTGATTGTGTTTTAGGCATGTAGCCAAATTTTGGCTTGAGCGTGACGTTACAATCACCTGGTCCAAATTGCATTCAGTCTGCATTCACTGAGAGTGCTTGCAAATCCCCCACATGCTTGACCAAAGCAAGGGAAGACAGCAGTGTGGTTTTAAGTGAGAGCTCAAGCCAACAGTCTGAAGTGGCTCGAAGGGCGGGAGGGCTAGCGCTCCCAGGACCAGAGCCAGATCCCAGGATGGCATTGTAGGGGGGTGGGAGTGGGAGCATTTCCCCACTGATCGTGTTTTCCCACTGAGTGGCTGTCAATAGCACCGTGAAAGGCTGAGATAGTTTGGAGGGCATACTGCTGCCATCCATTTGTTGTTGCAGAAAATTCTGAATGTCAGTCACAGGGCAGTTTCCTGGATCCAGACCATTCGATTTACACCATCTCTCAAACATTGTACATTTACAAGCAATCGTGTCCATCACACTGTGAGACAAGGAATCTGGGTTTACCGTTTCCTGCATACCTTCCACACCTGACGTTTCCACCATTCCGGGTAGATGTGCCATATCAAGTCGTCTGCCTGAGATAGGAGATCTCGTCTCAGCAGAATCGGCCACAGGGGAGCTGCTAGTATCTCCAGATTGGGAAACCAAAAAGTCCTGTTTGGCCACTAATAACACTATTAACACTAATGTATTCTCCTCTCTTATTTTGTGCAGCACTTGTGACAAAATCTTCAGTGGGGGAAACGCATACAGACAGACATTCGGCCACCGCATCGTGAGGGCATCCGAGCCTAGGGAGGAATGTGACAGAGAAAAGAACAGATGGCAATGCATGTTCTCCTCTGTTGCAAAACAGGTCTACTTCCGCTTTCCTGAACCATTCCCAGATCAGCCTCACTGTCCCAGGGTTCAGTCTCCATTCTCCATGAGGAATCCCATTACTCAAAAGCATATCCATGCCACTGTTCGGGCATTCTGGAACATGCGCAGCTCGAATAGAGAGCAAATGGTGATTGGCCCACAGCAAAAGGCATGCTGCCTGTCTGTAGAGGGCTTTCAAGTGTACTCCGCCCAGGTGGTTTACACCGATATGTTGTCCGTGCGAATGAAGACGTGATGCCCTCGGACTTGCATGAGCAAACTCAGAAGAGCAAAAAAGGCCACTCTCAGCTTGAGGCAATTTATGTGCACACGTCCTATCTATCTCTGTCTAGTAGCTGAGGCCAATACACCGTCACAGTGAGCTCCCCAGCTCCCCAGACGCGTCCATTGTGACCACTTTCTGCTGCGTGACCAGACCCATCTGAGCGCCCCGTTGATACCAAACTCTCCAGGTGAAGTAACAGAGCGCGTTTGTGGTTGTTGAGCACATACTCTGAATATCCACACATTTCATAAACGTACATGGCACTAGTGCTAGCCAAAATGGAATCACTGTGAACTGATCACAGGGGCGCTTCAACAGTTGGTTGGAAGCAGATGAGGATCTGACTCATCACCTAAGAGCGTTTCTGTGCCTCTAAGAGACACTCCGCGATAGCCTCCACTGTGTCCCAAATAGGCCAGATGGAGGTACAGGAGCGATGAGGAGCCCCCTCGTCCGTGTCCTTCAGCTCGGTGAGTGTCAGCCACAGGTGCCAGTGGATCACCACCATGTAGCCTATGCTCCATCCGATCGCCTGGGCCATCTTCTTTACGGCTTTAAGCTTGAAACCCGTCCGATCCTCATCCAGGGATTTCAGAAGCTGTGCCTGAAAAACTTGGAGCACTGCCATCGTGTGCTAAGCTGAGATCACTTCTCCTGTGGCAGTGTATGCTTTGCCCATAACGTGTGCAGTCAGATGGCAGGGCCTTGATGGCAGGGTAGCACCGAGGGGCAGAGGTGGACGCCGATGGATTCCTCGACGGGCAGAATTTGAGTGTATCCTCAGGCTTCCGCTCCATCGACTTTGGTGAAGATCTCTGACCCACCGGTGTGAGGGCTAACCAATTGGGGTGCAGCCCACACCATAGCGACCTCGTCGTGCAAGTCGGGAGGAATGGGGCTTGCTTCCTTGGAGCAGCAGCTTTGAGATCACTCATGGCCTTGGTGAGAACACAGCGGGCAAACTTTCGATATGCTGGAATGCCGAGATGGAAATCCATCTTCTTTCGTCTTCTCTACAGCTGTCTTTGGTAAGAAATGTGAAAGAAGAAGATTCTGAGTTTATGCCACCAATACGGCTCATTATATAGTGGCAGGGCCCCACCCCGTTCATCGTCTTTAAAATTACAAATcgctaataatttacaaagtattcagatgatattttaaaaacagacctaagcgaACAACCTTTTAAAAtgccataaaatgcattataaagaaataatgaggcaataatgattggttaattaataataattgaataacactgttaaaatacataatgtaatacaaaataaacaatttatgcaaATTACATCGgatattattacaaatgcctgcaaagggcaCTAAAATGCCTGATAATTGCTGTTGCAACAGGATGGTCAAATCCGTATTTAatattgaccaaacatttaattaaaatatccacttaatctttcatttttgtccACCTTTTTGCGATAGAAATGCTAGCCTCTGTAGTTTTTCAAcaaaaacatgtggacatcacaacccttacaaaaactaATCCTTGGTTTTATTGaactaatttgtgtgtgtgtgtgtgtgtttcatttccGAATTCTTGAGAATATAACAggaaaaataagagaaaaaaaatacagattttttaattaatttattgctaTTTGCTTATGGGCTGCGTACAAAAGAAAAACTCCAAGAGAGTGTGAGAGACTTTCAAAAgaaaggagagagacagagagagagactgataacGGCAGTCAGTAGAAATATGTAATTTATACTCTGCATTAAAACAGACTCACATATACTTTTTTGATGCaaatataatatagtaaaaaGTATAGTGTGATAAATGTAGctacatacttttaaaaaatgaaaatttaatttatttgaggaTTTAAGATACTGGTGTTTGTGATCAatggatttaaaaacattttgaagagACTGCAcagtctattttttattttcatcttagAATCCTTGAACAATGATGTCTCTCAGCACACAGATGTCTCGAGCTGAACGACAGGCGCCCCCTGCAGTTTTCTCTTTACCCACAATTCTGTGCGCTGGAAAATGGCGGACTCCTCGGTAAGATGCTCACAGtccgtgtgtgtttgtatgctgTTTTAAACCGCTTTCTCTCTCTAAACGTTGCCCGCTGTGGTTTATAAAGGCGTTATCTCATCATAGGTCGAAATCATCGAAGGCTGCCGGCTTCCCGTGCTGCGAAAAAACCAAGAGAATGAAGACGAGTGGCGTAAGTATCAGCGCAGTGTAAACAAAAGATGTCTCTCACGGGGAAATTAACATCTTTCTGCCCGTTTAACAGTTTAACTAGCGACTGTCTTTCTCACGTTAACCGTGAATCACGTGTTTTAACGCATATGGAGGAGCAGTGATGCTTTACTGGAACTGAATGAAGAAGATTAGGATCCAGTGAATGATTGTTGTGTCCCGAGACACTTAGGTTACATGGTTTACATCCAGAATATCACAGTAAACAGCTTtgctagatgtgtgtgtgtgtgtgtgtgtgtgtgtgtgtgtgtgtgtgtgtgtgtgtgtgtgtgtgtgttcctccacAGCGCTGGCTGAGATCCTCAGTGTTAAAGAGCTGCCTGGGAGAAAGCTGTATTATGTGCACTATATTGACTGTGAGTATGAACATTCATCATTCTCTCTCATGTAGTCTTGTTCACTCTCTTCACTAACCTTAGagaaaatctgatttatttatttgattgcttCTATGTTTCTGGAAAGTCAATAAGCGTCTGGACGAGTGGGTGACTCCTGACCGTCTGGACATGAAGAAGCTCCAGTTTCCCAAAAAGGAGGCCAAGACGCCGCCGAAGAACGGCCTGCCGGGGTCCCGACCCGGGTCTCCTGAGAGAGACGTGGTGAGAGCGTGTCCTGCTTCACCGTGCTTGAGCTTCTTTCTGAATCGCTCCTTGACCAACCTCCCTTTCTGTTCGTATTCAGAGGAAGAGTCTAGATCTCAGCGTTCAGTCTGCTTCAGCTCCTTCGAGAGGCAAAACCCTCCCCACACCGGTACAGACAAACCCCATCATACACCAGTAAACCCTAACTCTGATCAAGGGCTGAACCCAGTGTAATAACCGTCCCACATCTGTCTGAGCAGCAGTGTGAGGGAAGCAGCGTCTGTGATGAGTTAATCAAGCGGGGTCCACAGTTTCTTATTTTGGGGATTTTATTGACTTCAATTGAGTGGAAAGGTCTTCAAAGTGTTGTCTTGTGTTTTCTTCAAGAtgtcttccacagaagaaagcacaACTTAAGTGTTTGAGACTAAATGAGGGTGAATGTTCATCATGGGGTGATCTGTCCTCATGATAACACACACAGCTCAATATGATAGATATAATAATGCTGTTTGATTCAGTTCAGAACTGTTTCAGAGGTTTCCCCCGGTCCTGAAGTGAATCTGTTCGGTGCTCTTTCCAGTCTGTGTTTGTTCACTATCAgagtttgttttaatgtgtttgaaaacaGTAGTTTGTGTAATTCAGAAATCCATTCCTCTTTGATTGTCTGattgattttcagcatcattcctgaTCTGATGCTCAATTATTATCCATTATTATTGGGgctcaaaaaattataattattatttattattattttataatgtgaGGTAAGTGGCTGGAGTTTTAATACTTGAATCAGAATCAGAGAGAGCTGTAATGTCAAGTTTGTTTGCACGTACAAGGAGTTTGTTCTGGTGACAGAAACCGCACACAGATTCTTaggttctctctgtgtgtgtgtgtgtgtgtgtgtgtgtgtgtttcagaagaGGAAAGCGGAGTCGGTGTCTCTGGCCTCTCAGGTGAGCGCGGTGACCCCCGTGTCTTCTCTCCCGAGCTCTGCGGACGAGAGCCAGGCCTCGGTGTTTCCGGCTCTCAGAGACTCGTCCTTCAGCATCACTCCTCGAGAGGAGCACCAGCCGCTCGCCGCTCTCACCACAGTAAACACACTCCTCACATCACTGCACACACCTGTTACTGCGCTCTGggaacacacactgaacacacttCTCTTTTCTCTTCTGGAAGAACGGCAGCACACGTCGTCTCATTCCTCCTCAGCCGGGAAGAAAAAGGAAAACCTGTGGAGGGACGGACGAGGTATGTTTTCTCAGTGCAACACAACGCAGCTTTTATAATCTAGCCAGAAATGATCGAACATATGAAATACATCCTTACAGTCAAACATTGTTCCTGTCGGCTGGAATAAAGCTGTTGAATGTGTGTGTCATCacagaagaaaatataaaaacattgaaaGTCATGGTTTTCCTGCTGCCACATTTTTAGAGAGTTAAATATAAGACTGCTGCTCCCTTCACCGTCAGACGTATCAAATGTTGTGTATTCCCTATTCATCATCTGATTTCCTCGTGAAATGTCCCACAGCTTTGCATCCGCTTGTGTTTTTCTGTTAGATGGTAAAGGTGTTCCAGAATAACAGCCCTCGCTGCTCCAGCATCTATTTACCGCCAGGAGAGGTCCGGCTCCTTTACTTCCCATTgcctttaatgtgtgtgtgtgtgtgtgtgtgctcacgtTTAGCTAGAAACACACTGGATCTTGTAAAACCGACTGATTGTCTTTTTAGGAAGCTGAGTAATAATAAAGATATTACTAGAGTGAACGGGTTTGTCTGTTGTGTCTCTGATGGCTCTCAGGACTCCCAGGACAGCTCCGATGGCATCCCATCAGCCCCTCGCATGACCGGCAGCCTGGTGTCGGACCGCAGTCACGACGACATCGTCACACGCATGAAGAACATCGACTGCATCGAGCTGGGCCGGCACCGGCTCAAGCCCTGGTACTTCTCTCCGTACCCGCAGGAGCTCACCGGCCTCCCCATCCTCTACCTGTGTGAATACTGCCTCAAGTACCTCAAGAGCCTCAAGTGTCTGCAGAGACACCTGGTGAGAGCACGCCCCTGTCCGCTTCACGCTCCCGTGGGACACCGCTAACTCTCGTTTTACTCTCTCAGACCAAGTGCAACCTCCGACACCCGCCGGGGAATGAGATCTATCGTAAAGGAACTATATCCTTCTTTGAGATCGACGGCAGGAAGAACAAGGTGAGATGATTAATCATTGGGATTGAGTTTAACACATGCAGTTTACTGGAGCAAGGATTTTACCTGCTTTTCTTTTCTCCAACCGCTCAGGCTTATTCCCAGAACTTGTGTTTATTGGCCAAATGC of the Carassius gibelio isolate Cgi1373 ecotype wild population from Czech Republic chromosome A5, carGib1.2-hapl.c, whole genome shotgun sequence genome contains:
- the kat5b gene encoding histone acetyltransferase KAT5b isoform X1, with amino-acid sequence MADSSVEIIEGCRLPVLRKNQENEDEWPLAEILSVKELPGRKLYYVHYIDFNKRLDEWVTPDRLDMKKLQFPKKEAKTPPKNGLPGSRPGSPERDVRKSLDLSVQSASAPSRGKTLPTPKRKAESVSLASQVSAVTPVSSLPSSADESQASVFPALRDSSFSITPREEHQPLAALTTNGSTRRLIPPQPGRKRKTCGGTDEMVKVFQNNSPRCSSIYLPPGEDSQDSSDGIPSAPRMTGSLVSDRSHDDIVTRMKNIDCIELGRHRLKPWYFSPYPQELTGLPILYLCEYCLKYLKSLKCLQRHLTKCNLRHPPGNEIYRKGTISFFEIDGRKNKAYSQNLCLLAKCFLDHKTLYYDTDPFLFYVMTEYDSKGFHIVGYFSKEKESTEDYNVACILTLPPYQRRGYGKLLIEFSYELSKVEGKTGTPEKPLSDLGLLSYRSYWTQTILEILMNLKPDNGERPQITINEISEITSVKKEDVISTLQYLNLINYYKGQYILTLSEDIVEGHERAMQKRHLRIDPKCLHFTPKDWSKRGKW
- the kat5b gene encoding histone acetyltransferase KAT5b isoform X2, which translates into the protein MADSSVEIIEGCRLPVLRKNQENEDEWPLAEILSVKELPGRKLYYVHYIDFNKRLDEWVTPDRLDMKKLQFPKKEAKTPPKNGLPGSRPGSPERDVRKSLDLSVQSASAPSRGKTLPTPKRKAESVSLASQVSAVTPVSSLPSSADESQASVFPALRDSSFSITPREEHQPLAALTTNGSTRRLIPPQPGRKRKTCGGTDEDSQDSSDGIPSAPRMTGSLVSDRSHDDIVTRMKNIDCIELGRHRLKPWYFSPYPQELTGLPILYLCEYCLKYLKSLKCLQRHLTKCNLRHPPGNEIYRKGTISFFEIDGRKNKAYSQNLCLLAKCFLDHKTLYYDTDPFLFYVMTEYDSKGFHIVGYFSKEKESTEDYNVACILTLPPYQRRGYGKLLIEFSYELSKVEGKTGTPEKPLSDLGLLSYRSYWTQTILEILMNLKPDNGERPQITINEISEITSVKKEDVISTLQYLNLINYYKGQYILTLSEDIVEGHERAMQKRHLRIDPKCLHFTPKDWSKRGKW